The segment TCGCCGAGCTGAAGGCTCGCGCCGaggctcgcctcgccggcggcaggaAGAAGGTCCACAACGCCGTCGTCACCGTCCCCTACTACTTCTCCGACGGCCCACGTGAGGCGGCCATGAACGCCGCCAGGATGGCCGGCCTGACAACCGTCCGGATCATCGacgagcccaccgccgccgccgtctcccacGGCCTCCACCACGGCCGCCTGCGCGACGGCGGCAACGTCCTCGTCctccacgtcggcggcggcacctccgccgccaccgtcctcaCCTACGACAACGCCGTCTTCGAGGCCGTCGCGTCGCGCCACGACGCCCACCTCGGCGGCGATGACTTCGACGCCAGGATCGCCGGCCACTTCACCCAGCTTATCAAGcgcgaccacggcggcggcgtcgacgacatcgccgccgcgAAGCTGAAGTCGCAGTGCGAGCTCGCCAAGAGGACGCTGAGCAGCCACGACGTCGCCCAGGTGAACCTCCACGCCACCAACCTCGCCAATGgcgccgccttctccttctccgggTCACTGACTAGGGCGCAGTTCGAGGAGCTCAACCACGACCTGTTCGAGAAGGTCATCTCCCTCGTGGACGCGGCAATGGCGGAGGCcagacgcgcggcggcggggttcgACGTGATCGATGAGGTGGTTCTCGTCGGTGGAAGCACAAAGATTCCGAGGATTCGGGAGCTCGTCAAGAACTACTTCGCCGGGAAGGAGGCGACGgtgaaggcgacggcgagcattggcggcggggcggtggtggtggtggagcctGAGGAAGCTGTCGTCCATGGCGGTGGGCTTCTGAGCCATCCCATGGAGGATGGCTACCATTGCATGGGAGCCGGTGGTCGCCGTCAGATAGGGTCGCCAATGGATCGCTGTTACCATGAATTTTAGCTGAATTTGAAATTTAGACTCTCTTGTGTACAACTACTGTTGTATTAATCGTTGATATAAGAGATGTAGTGACATAATAGATGCTCTCTTCGTTTCAAATTAATTGTTCTAACTTTATCCTAAATACTTctatcaatttttaaaaattcagaTTCATTGGAGAGCTATACCTGTAGGCCCAAAACAGTCCGAAGTTATTTTTTATGGAAGTATCGTTTGGTAGTGGTAAATAATTCAACAACATATGAATTATATGTtatacaaaaatatttctcaAGCTGAATCTAACAATTGTATGAATATTTACAAATTTATAGTCAAAGGCTCTCTTTGGCATAGTTCTTGGAGTTGGGTGTTGCTAGCTCAATAAATCAATGAATCTAGATTTGCGATTACAATGATAACGTTAagataaattattttgattctattttaaatgaaatttaaaatttctaaacATCTGGTGACAATATTTTGGCCTGAATTCACTCGGATTTGTTTCCCTCGGATTAGTCTCTGCATGAATTAATTAGCAGTTGTGATACGTTTCCTTCCCACGCACGCATGCGGCCAGCAACATATAATCTAGCTTGGCCCAAAATTGATGAGTACACACAACGTGTGTCCATGCGGCTAGGTGAAGAGATTAAAgaaattacaaataaaaattgTCACTGCGGGAATCCCACGACCTTCACGTCGCACACACTTACCTTTCCTACTCAGGTACAAGCGTTTCTTATATTTAGATGAGACTTGCGTGCTAGTTATATTACAGTAATTAcagtatatttatattgtagTTACATTCGTGtgattttaatgaaaaaaattgttagGTGATATATAGGTAGTGATTTAAAGATATGCCAAACAGGGTCAAAGATATGAGTGTTTAATTTAGGATAAAATTAAAacgataagtaatttaaaacaAAGAGAACATAAATTATGTTGTGAACGGCTGATTCGAGCATTAGTTTCATGCAGTGAGACTTACATTAAGCTGTAATTAAGCAATACCAGTTCAACTCAAAGCTTATCACTCATAGATCACGCTTCTCTATGGCAATATGGCATAATCTAAAACAGTTAGAAACCCAAGAGCACATCATATCACTTTGGTTGTAGCATACCAAATCTTTGAATCAGTGATGTAGCACATGGGCaattacaaatatatttacAAGTTTTGGGTTGTTCTAGAAACCTGGGATTAACTAGGCCAATTCGAAATGCATAAAGAAAAAGTATAAAACGATTGGTTCAAGCTCTATCCTACTAGTGAGtacttttgtttgtttgaagAAGTCTCTGACGTTCATCACGAGTAACAACTAACGGATCACTAATTGAGTTGTCGTGTGGCTTGTGCACTGAAGTCCTTTTCTAATCTATGGTCGAACCTTTCTGGTCTTTGGTCACTTGGAGCTCATCAGTTTGGACTATTTGTTCAAACATTTCCTCTTTAACTTTATTCTTTATGATGTTGACAAGACAGGGACAGTATTAATGGACTTGCAAATAGCGGAAGAAACAACGgttatatatgcatattttcGTCAATTATAAATGATAGTTGTTATTTGTATCTTTAGCATTATGCTCCGAGTAGTTTCTTAtaattaatttgtgattttgtcGTTCACATTAATTGGCTCTAGCTTTTCGAAGCAAATGCCCAAAAAAATtactacattattaaaaaacaatGGGCTCTGAattctaataattaattaaccagccAGTGGCCTCTGGTACAGTTTTCAGCTAGATTATGTCTTTTGCACCATACTTCCTTGCTTGATGCTGTTTAATCAATCATGCCCTATGGCTACCCTGATTAATTAATACAAAGTTTATTCCAAATACCACTGTATCAATTATCTTCAGAGTTTATTTCAGATACCTGATCTGTATAAATCATCAGAGTTTATTTCAGGCAACACCGTATCAATCATCTTCGTTTTGTTCTGATGCTCTAGCCAGTTCATAGGAGGTGACAGGTAATATATGACGCAGAATGagaactaaaaaataataatctgaAAATCAAGGTCTATCGCCTTAATTTAGGAACAAACCACAAAAACAAAATGAAGTTGCCCTGCAAACGTGATGGTACTACTAATCAGCCAGTACACTCTAAAGCCATGAAAAAATATGTATGTTCGTTCTTGTAGCAAGAAAAGTATTTTGTTACGCATGTCAACTCCAGTTGCAATGTGAACATGCCATGGAAAATTTGAAATTCTTATTCCGTTCTTACGTACGGTCAATATGCGCCATATTGCAAATTCTTCGTGCGCTATAATTAGTTTGACaataatgtcatgatttattagAGTCTTCCCTCGGCAGGTTTCGCCGTTTAGAGAGGGGTTACTCTTCGCCTCACGGTAAACACAGAGAACTAAACAAAATCTATCaaaaaattactttttttttctaaactttacCCCGTTACGCACCCAAACCCTTCCTATCACCGACGATAAGACATACATCATGTATAGATTCATAGTCAAAGTTTGTCttttatttttggacggagagagtatatggtAAGGGAAACCCTGCTCCTCCACGCATGTTTATAGCTGttggaaagagaaaaaaaatcagcattaGTCTCGATTCTCTAGTCTTTGGTCTAAAGATGCTCCGTTGAAGATATGTGAGAATATTTTCCTTGACAAGCAAAAAATGGATACGTATTTTATTCCAAAAGAGACCCCTGAATCTTCAACGAGAGGGGAAGGTGGTGTTGAAAGAATGAGCAACTGGATgatccttttatttttgttcaagTAAAGAGTTGTACTTTCTCCTATCAGACGTTTCTCAAGTTAACATATCGGAACTAAACTTGTCTATCatttaaaatagaaaaagggtacgaattacccccaactatcgcggtcgtccgaattacccctgaaccacaaaaccggacatttttcATCCcaaactatgcaaaccggacgaattacctcCCTCGAtctaatccgcggtggttttggtctacgtggcgtacacgtggcatcccagtcagcgttttctaataaaaaattgtgggacccgcatgtcataGTCTtcacttttcctctctctcactcttcctctcttctctctctcactctatcTCACTCTTCACTGCTTCGGGAAGacacggcggcagcgggagacacggaggagcgggcggcgggcggcggaaggcggcgcacgggggcggacggcggacggcagcGTCGCGGCGAAGGCcgagcggaggcggctgcgggcgcggcgcacgggggcgggcggcggacggcggctgcgggcgcggCGCACGGGGGCGGGCGACGAGGTGCCTCTCCGCATACCGCTCCGCGCGTCCTgtggcgaggtcgacggcgtcgacgagccACCGCGCGCGGCCGGCATCGTAGCGCGCCGAGCGGACCTCGCGGCGGATGCGGGTGCGGGGGAGGTCCgggagggagcagcggcggcgaccgcgcgggGCGCAGAGGTATCCTCGTccgcttctccgccgccgctcgcctctccgccgctgcccgcctcgtccgccgcccgcctctccgccgccgctcgcctcgcccgcctcatccgcccctccgccgctgcccgcctctccgccgccgctcgcctcccctGCCTTGTCCgcctctccaccgcctccagcctcttccccgccgctcgcctcgcccgcctcgtccgcctgtccgccgccgcccgcctgcctCTCCGtctcgtcgacgccgtcgacctcgccacGGGACGCGCGGAGCGGTACGCGGCGAGGCACCTCGTCGCCCGCCCCCGTGcgcgtcgccgcgacgccgccgtccgccgcccgcccccgtgCGCCGCGCCCGCAGCCGTCTCTGCTCGGCcttcgccgcgacgccgccgtccgccgtccgcccccgtgcgccgccgcccgccgcccgctcctccgtgcctcccgccgccgccgatagAGTGAAGCAgtgaagagggagagagagaagagaggaagagtgagagagaggggaaagtgaAGACTATGACATGCGGGtccacaattttttattagaaaacgctgactgggatgccacgtgtacgccacgtagaccaaaaccaccacggattggatcgaggggggtaatttgtccggtttacatagtttggagtgaagaatgtccggttttgtggttcaggtaattcggacgaccgcgatagttcggggggggtaattcgtaatttttcctttaaaatattCAGATTGGATAAATAGAAATCATATGTGAAATTTtgtatattatctaaaaaaatgtgaaattttgtatattatctaaaaaaaatgtgaaatttTGTATTGGAGGGTACCTTTCATGATATCTCGTGATGTTATTGGGTCACACAAACATATTACAATAGAAATTAGTGCATGAACTTAGAGCATccacaatgtaaaaaaaaaaaagtaagtacGAAGTATTGTTAACTGATTCACCATTGTGGAGGTAGATACTCTAGCCATTAGTGGATAATTTAGTGTGAGAGGAAATGACCAAAGTACGCCCTCATCAATAATAAAGCAATATTGTCAAGTTATATGTAATGTTGGGAGAGTAAAATTTCTCAATTTGTAGACTAGTAAGAGGGTATAAAATTAACTCTTTAGGAATAAAAGTTTAAACGCCCAAAATCACCACTTTTAGGAAAGGGGGAGTAGCATAGGGCTGAAATCCAAGctcatataaaataatttctctgtttcaaaatataaaaatttagtaCAAAATTAGACACAATatagtattactccctccgtcccaaaataaatgtagTTTTGCACTTCATGTCCAACATTTAACtgtttatattatttatttttttatgattagtatttttattgttattagatgataaaacatgaataatattttatgtgtgactatttttattagtttttttcataaatttttcaaataagatagatagtcaaacattggacacgaaTAACCACggttgtacttattttgggatggagttaGTACAAATCTAAATAGTATTAAGTTGTCCAATTCGATACTAACTGCTATATgttaatactcccttcgtcccaaaatatagcaaccttgtACTGGATGggatatattctagtacaacaaatctggactgaaggttgttatattttgggacggagggagtaaaacgaATGGTGCATCACTCTCTCTATCACGGTGGAAGTGCCCATGAGGGCAGAAATACATTGATATTTGTGTCACCCAATGATTGGCCACAGCTAATGTGAAagaaggatatttttttttacatgaaagAAGTGTTAATTTTGAGTTTGATGAGATAGAACAGACACTTGATTTGAGTTTGATGAGAGCAGATTGCGGTGATGCGGGACCCTTGTCTCCCGCAGTCCAAGGGTCAAAATGTCCAAATCCGCGGGATTTCAGGGCTTGGAGAGTATGGCCGAGACATCGAATCGAAGTggctgctgatgctgatgctgatgcagTCGCTTGACAAAACGGCAACTGCTACTAGAAAAACGgttttcttttgtaaattaattgTCGTTAATCTCAAGGTTGTTCAGCTAATACTACCGACTAATAACAGTATGCAATGTGCCAAGCCTGGACTTGGTCCATGGACTCATAACATATAATGTACTTTTCTATTTGTAAGTAGAAGAATTATGCTTTGCAGAAAAACACGATGAGCTCTTGTCAAGCCTGGACTTGGTCCATGGACTCATAACATATAATGTACTTTTCTATTTGTAGGTAGAAGAATTATGCTTTGCTGAAAAACACGATGAGCTCTTGTGCCCCcacaatatcttttttttttccaaaataatagGGCTAAAAAAGGATAGGATAACTCCCTTCATGATATCCTATTAGCAACGAAAATAGCTAGTTCTCGATCCGATTTGCTCGGACCGAATCGAGGATGTACTTCccttgtctcaaaataaatcaacttttatacataaattttaacttatagcCTATGTTCAgaggatctaaacatgccctatcTATAAAagatgatttattttgggacagagggagtacaatgtATTTTCTAAAACGCAATGGACGTGGATTAGGATAggtattgctaaaatttgataGATATGGATTATTCGATCTTTTTTATGCAGATCATTCAATAAAGTACTACTATAGAATAAtccattttttatatattactaACTGAGGATATGGTATGTATTGTTTTCTAAAATCCAATTAATGTGAATTAGGATATGGTATTGTTAAAATctggtgtatatatattatccaATTTATGTGCGAAAGTGCTATTGGATATGATCTTTTTATATTACCACACCATTTTTTGAACATACAAACATATTAGGAAGCAAGACCAGAGTTTAGGGGATAAACCCCAATACATTACCAAAAGATAAGATCTGAAAGCACAGAGCCACCCTATTGAAATGGGAATTTAACTGGACTAAAGGAGTAGACTTCCTGATGAAATTGAGCAGCAAAAAAGGAGCAGATCGACAGGGAGCTACGGCAATGCCGTGACAACTACTTCCTAGAGACTCATTTGACGTGCACTCCACTTGGTAGTCCGGTAATCCCTATCAGCTATCTCCATGGAAACGGCACAAAACAGAGGTTTGATGCTGAGCCGTAGATTTTCGTGTGAGCTTCATCGGACTCAGCAAAGGATATGGAGGTCGTCATTGAATCTGAAGAGCTCTAACATCAAACCTATCAATCGAAGTCGCGCATGTGGTCTGAGCTCAACCCGAATGACAAACTCGGTATGGTTTCTGCTGATAAGGAACAAAAGAGAAGCCATATCCAAAGACCAGCCAACCTTCAACATGAAAGAGTTTGAGTGGCTGCAAAGAGACTTCACCATTTGATTGGACCATACAAGCTCATCTATCATTTTtaataacaagtcaataatTCCTTATGAGCAGACTTTGCTACGCAAAGAATATTATTTTGGACAACTCCTTACAAGCAGACTCTACCTATGTGTCTTCATCTGCAAAACAAGATATTCTCAAATATATCAACAAATCAACATATGCTATGCACGAAGAGTCCAATTAATATCCATATATACCCTATCATGAACCAAGTCCACTAAAATCCCCGCAAAATATAAAATCATTAATCATTATAAATAATCAAAGTACTAAAaatgaggagaaaaaaaaaattaaaaaaggcGATAATGACACGTAGGCTGGCAGCGATCCCGAGAGCACGTCCCTCCCTTAAATCCACGCACCTCGCCGAAGTTCCAATcgaaaatcaaatcaaatcaaatcccaaccaaaaaaaaaaattcaaaatcaaatcCCCAAACCCCACCatctccatggccgccgccaccgccgccgcgcgtgacctcgccggcgacccgcCGGAGTCGACGCTCCTCCGCGTCGGGGGCGAGGTCGCGTGGCCGGACGTCTACGACCGCGACGACTCGCTCAAGGAGAACACCAACCCCAAGTGCATCCTCAAGacctacggcggcggcggcggcggcaactcgTCGCAGAGGTTCTCCGGCAACCTgaagccgacggcggcgccgatcaTTGGCTTGTCGAGGAAGCTGGGCCAtggcgggggcggtggcggaggaggaggaggggggttcCGTCCCCCCGCGATCTTCCCGAAGAAGGCcaagaccggcggcggcgggcgcaccCCGAGGGCGGCGGTGCCCGACCACGAGCCCGGGTCGCCCAAGGTGTCCTGCATCGGGAAGGTCCTCTCCGAccgcgagcgcgcgcgccgccaccgccggtggtCGCTCGAGACGaggccccgcggcggcggcggcggatgctgCCCGGGGCTCGGTTCCCTGTTCGTCCGCCGGAGCCGGTCGAGGAAGAACGTCGTGGAGTGCGTCGACGACCagtcgccgcccccgccgccgccgactgcggCCGCGCtgaggcggagggaggagaaggcggtGTTGATGACCgacgaggcagcggcggcgccggcgccggcgctgggaGGGATGACGCGGTTCGCgtcggggaggagggcggcggatTGGGCGGCtgagatggagatggatggCCACGTGGCGAGATCTGGGCCGTTGTAGCGTGATCCGGAAACCATGTGAAGAGAAGACATCGTGTACATGGaagtttggtttggtttggtttggtgtgATTTTTAGCTGGTTGTTGATGTTATTTAGTGCAAGTTTTGAAGTTTGTGTACATATTGAAAATTAGGAGATGAGAATGATGGGATTCAGGTTAGCAAACTTTGTCTAATTTTGTTCTGTTTTGATCTGTTTCTGTTTGATGTGAGTTGAATGGAGAAGATTTCAGTATTGGCATGCTTGCATTGATGATATGTATGCAACTCTGACTTTGCAtgcctaacttttttttttccttatgtaAGGACAAGTAGTGCACTAGTGTGATTTTAGTGTAGTGTTGATGTGTGTATGTCTGAAAATTAGGATGTGAGAATAATGGGTTTCATAGTACTACCAAATTAGTCAAAAtctgttctttctttttcttgtttctatTTGATGTAAGTTGGATGGAGAAGATTCCAGTGTTGACATGCTTTCATTCATCATATCCATGTTCCAATGActttgcctttttcttttctttctttcttttcttttttgcaaggACAAGAAGCGTGCTTTTGATGAGTTGATAGTTGATTTTAAGCGTACTATGCATAAGTCCGATAGGTTATTTGTTACTCGCAccagtcataaatatttgatggaCGTTACTTACAAGATGTGATTtaacttttaaatatttgaaaCAACAATAATTTCTCGAATATGCTTAATCCAAAATTAAGAAAAGGGTAGGCGTAGATttaacttgaaaaatattatcatAAAATCATAAGcgtattatattttatttatttttttaatatatattgatagtgaaagttttaaaaagtttggCTGGATCTTTTCctcgtcaaatatttagaggagTACGATTAAGTGGGATAGAGCTATGAGCCTGAGAAAAGGACTAACTACACTTCACAATGAGATGAAAAAACTAACAAGTACATTTAACAACGAGAAAATGTTGATTTCGAAATCGCTGGATTGTTGTTAGGTTGAAGGTCTGATGAGTGTGTCTGAAAATCGATAGGCCGAGAGTAacatgaaattgatgaattatgcTCAAGAAACACTACGTATATGAGAAGTAGAGTATATGTTTAGCCTGAGAAAAGAACCAAAGGACTAAGAAGTACACTTTACACCGAGAAAACGTGAATTTAGGAAATGTATTTTCCTTGTCTCATCCTTGCATCTCCCATGACTTTGCATTGAGTAACTTGTCGGAGGGACAAGCAGTGTGCTTTTTGGGGATTCGGATCGGTTGCAGTCACAATAGTGACTGCAACTTAACACTGCACGCAACTTTGGTCGTCTATTTTGGTGATCAACGGTTTAAATTCATAGCTACAGTAACATGAACAGTATTCCATGCTACAGTACAATGCAAGTATTTTGTGCTACATACCACGAACAGTATTTCGTGCTACAGTACCGTGAACAGTACACCGCACGATCTAGGCCGTTTAGC is part of the Oryza glaberrima chromosome 12, OglaRS2, whole genome shotgun sequence genome and harbors:
- the LOC127758197 gene encoding heat shock 70 kDa protein BIP3-like, giving the protein MMARHILAAAAAATALVLLCCFHLPATAMMADTIRYGPPRVPHRLGTVIAVDLGNTNSCVAGYGDEADAPPLFRLCIPTSVAFTGDGDALVGEAAKNHPAAISGFKRLLGTRFGSPEVRRAAEHLPYKIVDWCTMAHIEVNAGAGGAARSVYASDVASMVIAELKARAEARLAGGRKKVHNAVVTVPYYFSDGPREAAMNAARMAGLTTVRIIDEPTAAAVSHGLHHGRLRDGGNVLVLHVGGGTSAATVLTYDNAVFEAVASRHDAHLGGDDFDARIAGHFTQLIKRDHGGGVDDIAAAKLKSQCELAKRTLSSHDVAQVNLHATNLANGAAFSFSGSLTRAQFEELNHDLFEKVISLVDAAMAEARRAAAGFDVIDEVVLVGGSTKIPRIRELVKNYFAGKEATVKATASIGGGAVVVVEPEEAVVHGGGLLSHPMEDGYHCMGAGGRRQIGSPMDRCYHEF
- the LOC127757711 gene encoding uncharacterized protein LOC127757711, yielding MAAATAAARDLAGDPPESTLLRVGGEVAWPDVYDRDDSLKENTNPKCILKTYGGGGGGNSSQRFSGNLKPTAAPIIGLSRKLGHGGGGGGGGGGGFRPPAIFPKKAKTGGGGRTPRAAVPDHEPGSPKVSCIGKVLSDRERARRHRRWSLETRPRGGGGGCCPGLGSLFVRRSRSRKNVVECVDDQSPPPPPPTAAALRRREEKAVLMTDEAAAAPAPALGGMTRFASGRRAADWAAEMEMDGHVARSGPL